The following are encoded in a window of Streptomyces sp. 11x1 genomic DNA:
- a CDS encoding phosphotransferase family protein, with protein MTMTVSPESAARKACQASGLTDRSLVSLHHHATSVFLLATEGVVVRVSPASQQQRLATAVSLTRWLVANDFPATEPVDVPQPVAYDPYVVTFWRHYPQPEHGAPPPGRLGDLLRTLHSLPSPPVSLPRHQPLASLKTTVEASTYLASNERAWLMERRQELLHAYEQLDFPLGHGHIHGDAYPGNTLWDGEDVRLGDWDEAAFGPREIDLANTFQGVRFGRSVGQLDDFSERYGYDIRQWSGQSVLCEIRDLHTLGSFIRRADQGDTAAAQQLSYRIETLRNMDAQAQWGAA; from the coding sequence ATGACAATGACGGTCTCTCCCGAGTCCGCCGCCCGCAAGGCCTGCCAGGCGTCAGGTCTGACAGACCGCTCCCTCGTCTCGCTTCACCACCACGCCACTTCCGTGTTCCTTCTTGCCACGGAAGGCGTTGTGGTGCGCGTCAGTCCCGCCTCACAGCAGCAACGCCTCGCGACCGCTGTCTCCCTGACGCGCTGGCTCGTCGCGAACGACTTCCCGGCGACAGAGCCTGTGGATGTACCCCAGCCTGTGGCATACGACCCATATGTCGTCACGTTCTGGCGTCACTACCCGCAACCTGAACACGGCGCACCTCCGCCCGGGCGGTTGGGCGATCTGCTGAGAACGCTGCATTCCCTACCGTCCCCGCCGGTGTCCCTGCCGCGGCACCAACCGCTTGCCTCACTCAAGACCACCGTGGAAGCCAGTACCTACCTGGCGTCGAACGAACGGGCGTGGCTCATGGAGCGCAGGCAGGAACTCCTCCACGCATACGAACAGCTGGATTTTCCCTTGGGGCACGGGCACATCCACGGCGACGCGTATCCGGGCAACACGCTCTGGGACGGCGAGGACGTCAGGCTCGGAGACTGGGACGAGGCGGCATTCGGCCCGCGAGAGATCGACTTGGCCAATACGTTCCAAGGAGTCCGCTTCGGGCGAAGCGTCGGACAACTGGATGATTTCAGCGAACGGTACGGCTACGACATCCGGCAGTGGTCTGGTCAATCGGTTCTCTGTGAAATCCGAGACCTTCACACACTCGGGTCCTTCATTCGACGTGCGGATCAAGGAGATACTGCTGCTGCCCAGCAGTTGTCGTATCGCATAGAGACGCTCAGAAACATGGATGCCCAAGCTCAATGGGGTGCCGCCTGA
- a CDS encoding YdcF family protein, whose amino-acid sequence MISTQAWADARRLWDFQQMGHELRPCSVAIGLGSHDLGVADTTADLYHRGMAPLIVFTGATSRTTRERMPRGEAEHYRDRAVALGVPESAIIVEPKARNTGQNIRFSRALLEALRVPVSSVLLVSKPYEERRAYATARKLWPDVEWVSASTPMALSEYVDSIQDARLVIDMLVGAQQRLMVYPQQGFMIEQEIPDDVAAAFERLRSDGFTSRLVPEEAERA is encoded by the coding sequence GTGATCTCAACGCAGGCATGGGCGGATGCCCGGCGGCTGTGGGACTTCCAGCAGATGGGTCACGAGCTGCGACCTTGCTCCGTGGCGATCGGACTCGGCAGCCACGACCTGGGAGTGGCCGACACGACCGCGGACCTCTACCACCGTGGCATGGCGCCGCTCATCGTCTTCACCGGAGCAACGAGCCGTACGACGCGTGAGCGGATGCCCCGAGGTGAGGCCGAACACTACAGGGACCGTGCGGTGGCGCTCGGAGTTCCTGAGAGCGCCATCATCGTCGAACCGAAGGCCCGGAACACGGGCCAGAACATCCGCTTCTCCCGCGCTCTGCTCGAAGCACTGCGTGTTCCCGTCTCGTCGGTCCTGCTGGTCAGCAAGCCGTACGAGGAGCGACGGGCCTACGCGACGGCGCGAAAGCTCTGGCCGGATGTCGAGTGGGTGAGCGCCTCCACACCCATGGCGCTCTCCGAGTACGTCGATTCGATCCAGGATGCCCGTCTGGTCATCGACATGCTGGTGGGGGCCCAGCAGCGGCTCATGGTGTACCCGCAACAAGGGTTCATGATCGAGCAGGAGATTCCCGACGACGTGGCGGCGGCTTTCGAACGGTTGCGTAGCGACGGCTTCACGAGCCGACTCGTACCGGAAGAGGCGGAACGGGCCTGA
- a CDS encoding FAD-dependent oxidoreductase, which translates to MSVGARIAVVGGGVSGLTTGVALLEAGLSVRLMAAEVPGPTSLAAGAMWGPYLVEPWARVREWSLTSLSEFRSLAGDPTTGVRMVSGIEAARNSTPAPEWSTMLPDFRMCEPDELPTGFASGYRFTVPLIDMPVYLEYLLRRFRKAGGTVQHATVCSLDEVEDASVIVNCAGLRGGDLAGDLDVRPIRGQHVVVENPGITEFFSEDTGLSSDLLCIYPHGDTVVLGGTALDGEAGLQDDAKAARAIVDRCASIRPELAKAPVIAHRVGARPTRPEVRVEAENHGKRITVLHNYGHGGSGVTLSWGCAREIVGMVATMNAP; encoded by the coding sequence ATGTCTGTGGGCGCGAGAATCGCTGTTGTCGGTGGGGGCGTCTCTGGCCTGACCACAGGTGTTGCCCTCCTCGAAGCCGGGTTGTCCGTACGCCTGATGGCGGCGGAGGTCCCCGGCCCTACGTCCCTCGCTGCTGGGGCGATGTGGGGGCCGTACCTGGTCGAACCGTGGGCACGAGTACGCGAGTGGAGTCTCACCTCGCTCAGCGAATTCCGAAGCCTCGCAGGCGACCCCACGACCGGCGTGCGCATGGTCAGCGGGATCGAGGCGGCTCGCAATTCCACGCCAGCGCCTGAGTGGAGCACGATGCTGCCCGACTTCCGCATGTGCGAACCGGACGAGTTGCCCACCGGTTTCGCAAGCGGCTACCGGTTCACAGTGCCTCTCATCGATATGCCGGTCTACCTGGAGTACCTGCTCCGCCGCTTCAGGAAGGCAGGAGGGACGGTGCAGCACGCGACGGTCTGTTCACTGGACGAAGTCGAAGATGCTTCCGTGATCGTTAACTGTGCCGGTCTGCGAGGCGGGGATCTCGCTGGAGACCTTGATGTCCGACCGATCCGGGGTCAGCACGTGGTCGTGGAGAACCCCGGCATCACGGAGTTCTTCTCCGAAGACACGGGTCTGTCTTCCGATCTCCTCTGCATCTACCCGCACGGCGACACCGTGGTACTTGGCGGAACCGCGCTCGACGGTGAGGCGGGTCTGCAGGACGATGCCAAAGCTGCTCGAGCCATTGTGGACCGCTGTGCTTCGATCAGGCCGGAACTGGCGAAAGCACCCGTCATCGCCCACCGAGTGGGGGCCAGGCCGACTCGTCCCGAAGTGCGCGTCGAGGCAGAGAACCACGGAAAAAGGATCACCGTGCTTCACAACTACGGACACGGCGGAAGCGGCGTCACGCTGTCGTGGGGCTGCGCACGCGAGATCGTCGGTATGGTGGCCACGATGAATGCTCCGTGA
- a CDS encoding helix-turn-helix domain-containing protein — protein sequence MRQQSLRNCDRCGGQLSSYNTDTLCFACARYRVLEQHTPLVPEYVWFDPDVRSALAAWDFGQASRLVREKAGLRQDDMAQLTGLSQAFLSMLEAGGRRLTNIDKIVEFLTGLDVPSELVPLPLPRTTAQASQPSPPQFAGDADPILPWTTARMVAALETAVGGSAMDRRRFLTASGIALTAFVNQWDAAEAEPLYRAAGGSRLSPSLLNGLQRTTDSLRTMDASDGSGTLTALGDKHLQFLQHLVEQTSYDEVSGRQLAAIIADTATQVGWFVFDSGQHDQTLGYLYAALRAAKASGDIRLGAGALSYIAIHGYSTGAPHHAVTAAQRAREKVKNLGVPALEAMLLTRQARGHAKLGERQAALAALGRAAELCAQGRSEHDPQWLYWINEGEIQGQAGSCYLDLGDPRNAVDSFTRAREALNPADHRTRGLFLSRAATAHVEQGDIEAGCATAHEVLDLAEKLQSARFDSHVTSMIQQLQPVAHSPYAQDVLERRAAVTAGGSRT from the coding sequence GTGCGTCAGCAGTCGCTGCGAAACTGCGACCGTTGCGGCGGCCAGCTGAGCAGCTACAACACCGACACCCTCTGCTTCGCATGCGCTCGCTATCGGGTCCTAGAACAACACACCCCTCTTGTGCCGGAATACGTTTGGTTCGACCCAGACGTCCGCAGCGCGCTCGCCGCATGGGACTTCGGCCAAGCCAGCCGCCTCGTCCGCGAGAAGGCCGGCCTCCGGCAAGACGACATGGCCCAACTCACCGGCCTGAGCCAGGCGTTCCTGTCCATGCTGGAGGCAGGCGGCCGCCGCCTCACCAACATCGACAAAATCGTCGAGTTCCTGACGGGCCTGGACGTGCCTTCTGAACTCGTCCCACTCCCCCTTCCTCGGACCACAGCCCAAGCGTCGCAACCGTCCCCGCCCCAGTTCGCTGGTGACGCTGATCCGATCCTGCCCTGGACCACGGCCCGTATGGTGGCAGCACTGGAGACTGCGGTAGGAGGTAGCGCGATGGACCGTCGACGATTCCTCACCGCGAGCGGCATAGCGCTCACGGCCTTCGTGAATCAGTGGGACGCAGCCGAAGCCGAACCTCTTTACCGCGCGGCCGGGGGAAGCCGTCTCTCTCCCAGTCTGCTCAACGGACTCCAACGGACCACGGACAGCCTGCGGACCATGGACGCGAGCGATGGCAGTGGCACCCTCACCGCGCTGGGCGATAAGCACCTTCAGTTCCTCCAGCACCTCGTGGAGCAAACTTCGTACGACGAGGTGAGTGGACGGCAGCTCGCAGCGATCATCGCCGACACCGCCACCCAGGTGGGTTGGTTCGTCTTCGACTCCGGCCAACATGACCAGACGCTCGGGTACCTGTATGCCGCGCTCCGCGCGGCCAAGGCCTCGGGAGACATCCGACTCGGCGCCGGCGCCTTGTCCTACATCGCCATCCATGGCTACTCCACCGGAGCGCCGCATCACGCCGTCACAGCAGCACAACGAGCCCGGGAAAAGGTCAAGAATCTCGGCGTACCCGCCCTCGAAGCGATGCTGCTGACCCGGCAGGCCCGCGGCCACGCGAAACTCGGCGAGCGGCAAGCGGCCCTCGCCGCACTCGGACGAGCCGCCGAGCTCTGTGCTCAAGGACGCTCAGAGCACGATCCCCAGTGGCTGTACTGGATCAACGAGGGCGAGATCCAAGGACAGGCAGGCAGCTGCTATCTCGACCTCGGCGACCCCCGCAATGCCGTCGACAGCTTCACGAGGGCCCGGGAGGCACTCAACCCAGCGGACCACCGCACCAGGGGCCTGTTCCTCTCCCGCGCCGCAACCGCCCACGTCGAGCAGGGCGACATCGAAGCCGGCTGCGCCACGGCACACGAGGTCCTCGACCTCGCCGAGAAGCTTCAGTCGGCACGGTTCGACAGCCACGTCACGAGCATGATCCAACAACTCCAGCCCGTCGCCCACAGCCCGTACGCTCAGGACGTACTGGAGCGACGCGCCGCTGTGACGGCAGGAGGGAGCCGAACTTGA
- a CDS encoding helix-turn-helix transcriptional regulator — MSNDAGHRFPLALAVDEDTRRIPIRAGATAVETRGRESSPSPSSATDTAERHARLCRWCRRPLSRYNNEPYCSACSRHVSATPSPPPQVVPEVWKQVDVREALWARDFGRVCHLVRIGSSLRQSDMAELTGLSQAFLSMLESGVRRLTNIDKIVELLAGLNTPAELTGPMLQPSTAEGRPCGPSLTGKKAGWPA, encoded by the coding sequence ATGTCGAATGATGCCGGCCATCGCTTTCCGCTCGCCTTAGCAGTTGACGAGGACACCCGCAGGATCCCGATACGCGCAGGCGCAACGGCGGTCGAGACGAGGGGCCGGGAGAGCAGCCCTTCGCCCTCATCCGCGACGGACACCGCTGAGCGGCATGCACGCCTGTGTCGATGGTGTCGACGACCTCTGAGCCGATACAACAACGAACCGTACTGCAGCGCTTGTTCGCGACACGTATCAGCTACCCCTTCGCCACCGCCCCAGGTGGTACCAGAGGTTTGGAAGCAAGTGGACGTCCGGGAAGCTCTCTGGGCCCGTGACTTTGGCCGAGTGTGCCACCTTGTGCGAATCGGCAGCTCACTACGCCAGAGTGATATGGCAGAGCTCACGGGTCTGAGCCAAGCCTTCCTGTCCATGCTGGAGTCAGGAGTACGAAGACTCACCAACATCGACAAGATCGTCGAACTGCTCGCAGGACTCAACACTCCGGCGGAACTCACAGGCCCCATGCTCCAACCGTCGACAGCGGAAGGCCGACCGTGCGGCCCATCACTCACAGGGAAGAAAGCGGGATGGCCAGCGTGA
- a CDS encoding radical SAM protein, with protein sequence MVTSQLLWGKYIQYVRDGEGALLDPVTLDSVYLDRGEVTDLSAVPPTATHKALAELGFTPDSPRADQREALHNRLHQLDLDPVPVRISGLRVVLTDACNMKCSYCFVETNTGKPDMTEQEIADGLTYLFETNAGRDEVAIQWFGGEPTTRFDLMQHGDTLADSLAAQYDVKRVRRTVVTNGARITDAMIEHFARYEYGVGISIDGPPAINAEHRRLLGGQPADGRIRRNVRRLLDAGGIHVGCNLTPTPANIGRLAETVTWIIDDLGLKFIYANTPIPTSGRWTVKGRELARELYQARLVALGRGGMMFSVLDRAFQALDRRRPMLFDHIQSDRTLNVALLPGNRVSLCDINFTAPSFLHTLDELRADPNLLGGIAKHVAPIPECGQCPALAICGGPSRNEQLLIGGDRPDPQMCDFYTSTVEIAVWDSTGVQ encoded by the coding sequence GTGGTCACCTCACAGCTCCTGTGGGGGAAGTACATCCAGTACGTCCGGGATGGCGAGGGCGCCCTCCTCGACCCGGTCACGCTGGACAGTGTGTACCTCGACCGCGGGGAGGTCACCGACCTCTCCGCGGTTCCCCCGACCGCGACCCACAAAGCTCTCGCCGAGCTCGGCTTCACGCCCGACAGCCCTCGCGCTGATCAGCGTGAAGCACTCCATAACCGGCTCCACCAACTCGACCTGGATCCCGTCCCCGTACGGATCAGCGGCCTGCGCGTCGTCCTTACCGACGCCTGCAACATGAAGTGCAGCTACTGCTTCGTCGAGACCAACACCGGCAAGCCGGACATGACCGAGCAGGAAATCGCCGACGGCCTGACCTACCTCTTCGAGACGAACGCCGGTCGCGACGAGGTAGCCATCCAGTGGTTCGGCGGCGAACCGACGACCCGGTTCGACCTGATGCAGCATGGGGACACCCTCGCGGACTCTCTCGCCGCGCAGTACGACGTCAAACGGGTCCGCCGAACAGTCGTCACCAACGGGGCCCGCATCACCGACGCCATGATCGAGCACTTCGCCCGGTACGAGTACGGCGTCGGGATCTCAATCGACGGACCACCCGCCATCAACGCCGAGCACCGGCGGCTCCTGGGCGGGCAACCGGCCGACGGCCGGATTCGGCGCAACGTCCGCCGGCTCCTCGACGCAGGCGGCATCCACGTGGGCTGCAACCTCACCCCCACACCCGCGAACATCGGCCGCCTGGCCGAAACCGTCACCTGGATCATCGACGACCTCGGGTTGAAGTTCATCTACGCCAACACCCCGATACCCACCAGCGGACGCTGGACGGTCAAGGGCAGGGAGCTGGCCAGGGAGCTGTACCAAGCACGCCTCGTCGCCCTCGGGCGTGGCGGGATGATGTTCTCCGTCCTCGACCGGGCATTCCAGGCCCTCGACCGGCGCCGCCCCATGCTCTTCGACCACATCCAGAGCGACCGGACCCTGAACGTCGCCCTGCTGCCCGGCAACCGAGTCAGCCTCTGCGACATCAACTTCACCGCACCCTCCTTCCTGCACACCCTCGACGAACTGCGTGCGGACCCGAACCTGCTGGGCGGCATCGCCAAGCACGTCGCCCCCATCCCCGAGTGTGGCCAGTGCCCGGCTCTGGCGATCTGCGGGGGCCCCTCACGCAACGAACAACTCCTCATCGGCGGTGACCGGCCGGACCCACAGATGTGCGATTTCTACACGAGCACCGTGGAGATCGCCGTATGGGACAGCACGGGGGTGCAGTGA
- a CDS encoding helix-turn-helix domain-containing protein, with amino-acid sequence MRAPRLRCRARTRNGGAMPRHARVCADCGCRLSQYNDEDRCSACARGRRLDTRLQPRVPDAVWQHPEVQSAIAAWDFGRASRLIRERAKLRQGDMAHMTGLSQGFLSMLEAGARRLTNLDKVARFLNGIETPDALLPPPFREHHAALTPLPLPHAGPPAVDLQLATGEQVTDLHELATQAAAQSLQFAEVTTKSNVSDVELEGLESRITRIATDYVHAPLYPLFHDLLTTRDQLFSLLSGHQPPRQTRELYLLAGTSCLLLAHASQNLGDQDSAVAQLQTAGTLAEHADHDDLRAWVKGTAALIAEWSTHRHTALEYTQQAIRFAPVGETRVRTAAIGARAAARVGDRNTALAALKELEHAREQQTDPNGLTRFGGLLTFPEAKQEYYIGGTYALLGEHERAEQHAAAAIDLYEMGPKEQRSYGDEALARLDIVTARITAGEIEGAGEQLQPILELPVDRRIRQLGDAVQGVARLLEEPRFARSRVGRELADATRGYQVIDTRAKALTS; translated from the coding sequence ATGCGCGCACCCCGCCTACGCTGTCGGGCGCGGACGAGAAACGGGGGTGCGATGCCAAGGCACGCTCGCGTATGCGCTGACTGCGGATGCCGCTTAAGCCAGTACAACGATGAGGACCGGTGTTCCGCGTGCGCGCGCGGCAGGCGTCTCGACACCCGCCTTCAGCCCCGCGTTCCAGACGCCGTCTGGCAGCATCCGGAAGTCCAGTCCGCCATCGCTGCCTGGGACTTCGGGCGGGCCAGCCGTCTCATCCGCGAGCGGGCAAAGCTCCGCCAGGGCGACATGGCCCACATGACGGGGCTCAGCCAGGGGTTCCTGTCCATGCTCGAAGCAGGAGCCCGCCGGCTGACGAACCTCGACAAGGTCGCGAGGTTCCTCAACGGCATCGAGACACCCGACGCCTTGCTCCCCCCACCGTTCCGTGAGCATCACGCAGCCCTTACGCCACTGCCGTTGCCGCACGCGGGACCACCCGCCGTCGATCTCCAGCTCGCAACCGGCGAGCAGGTAACAGACCTCCACGAGCTCGCGACACAAGCTGCGGCCCAGTCACTGCAGTTCGCGGAAGTGACCACGAAGAGCAACGTGAGCGACGTCGAGCTTGAGGGGCTGGAATCCAGGATCACCCGGATCGCGACGGACTACGTCCATGCTCCGCTGTACCCCCTCTTCCACGACCTGCTGACGACGAGAGACCAACTCTTCTCGCTGCTGAGCGGCCACCAACCCCCGCGCCAAACCCGCGAGCTGTACCTCCTCGCCGGCACGAGTTGCCTGCTCCTCGCCCACGCGTCACAGAATCTCGGCGACCAGGACTCCGCTGTCGCCCAACTCCAGACGGCCGGGACCCTCGCCGAGCATGCCGACCACGACGATCTCCGGGCATGGGTCAAGGGCACTGCGGCACTGATCGCAGAGTGGTCGACGCACCGGCACACCGCCCTCGAGTACACACAGCAGGCGATCCGATTCGCCCCCGTCGGCGAGACCCGGGTCAGAACCGCGGCGATCGGGGCCAGGGCCGCGGCACGCGTCGGAGACCGGAACACGGCCCTGGCAGCGCTCAAGGAACTTGAGCATGCCCGCGAGCAGCAGACAGACCCCAACGGACTCACCAGATTCGGGGGGTTGCTCACTTTCCCGGAAGCCAAGCAGGAGTACTACATCGGCGGAACGTACGCTCTCCTCGGCGAACACGAGAGGGCCGAGCAGCACGCTGCCGCCGCGATCGATCTGTACGAGATGGGCCCGAAGGAACAGCGGTCGTACGGTGACGAAGCACTGGCACGCCTCGACATCGTCACAGCGCGCATCACCGCTGGGGAGATCGAGGGAGCCGGCGAGCAACTCCAGCCCATCCTGGAGCTGCCGGTCGACCGCCGTATCCGACAGCTCGGCGACGCCGTGCAGGGAGTAGCTAGGCTTCTTGAAGAACCACGGTTCGCCCGGAGCCGGGTTGGTCGCGAGCTCGCCGACGCCACTCGCGGCTATCAGGTGATCGACACGAGAGCGAAGGCCCTCACCTCATGA
- a CDS encoding helix-turn-helix transcriptional regulator, whose translation MTDHLPFGKRVRFYRKRRGLSQRQLGELLGRSEDWVYRIESDRIPVNNVKMLADLAHALRVHVEDLQGTPTLLDDRGRHAASIPAIRTALMQSRRLAGSLYDGRETVRLERLSFAVDEAWRLFQNCQFARLGECLPGLLADARLATQERTAGAEHVEALRLFALTCHVAAVLLRKLGETNLAWTAVDQGDMAAAESEDPATMLALRRGVAHVQLGAGMPAEAVNVTLDAADDLEPGWWRSTPASLSLYGTLFLNGAVAAARMRNRALADHMMGKAQEAADLLGGDSNAMWTSFGPGNVEIHRLALALEFEDVQLAVDVAPRARAAGLPVERRGRARLDVARAYAEAGRTDEAIDHLKHAYRTAPEQIKAHEFARDLARRLHKRSRRQDVQDLGMRLGAIR comes from the coding sequence ATGACCGACCATCTTCCGTTCGGCAAGCGAGTCCGGTTCTACCGGAAACGCCGGGGCCTGAGCCAGCGGCAGCTCGGCGAACTTCTGGGACGCTCCGAGGACTGGGTGTACCGGATCGAGTCCGACCGCATACCGGTGAACAACGTGAAGATGCTCGCGGACCTGGCACACGCTCTGCGAGTGCACGTTGAGGATCTTCAGGGCACGCCGACGCTCTTGGACGACCGCGGTCGTCACGCGGCCAGCATCCCGGCGATACGCACCGCACTCATGCAGTCGCGACGGCTGGCGGGCTCGCTGTACGACGGCCGTGAAACCGTGCGCCTCGAACGTCTCTCCTTCGCAGTTGACGAAGCCTGGCGGCTCTTTCAGAATTGCCAGTTCGCACGCCTTGGAGAGTGCTTGCCCGGACTACTCGCGGACGCCCGGCTGGCCACACAGGAGCGCACAGCTGGCGCCGAACACGTCGAAGCACTCCGGTTGTTCGCACTGACCTGCCACGTGGCGGCGGTACTTCTACGAAAGCTGGGTGAGACCAACCTGGCCTGGACCGCTGTAGACCAAGGCGACATGGCGGCCGCAGAGTCGGAAGACCCCGCCACAATGCTCGCTCTGCGGCGAGGTGTCGCGCATGTTCAACTCGGCGCCGGCATGCCGGCAGAGGCAGTGAACGTCACCCTCGACGCGGCAGACGACCTCGAACCCGGTTGGTGGCGCTCCACGCCGGCTTCTCTCTCCTTGTACGGGACCCTGTTCCTCAACGGAGCCGTCGCAGCGGCCCGGATGCGGAACCGGGCGCTGGCAGATCACATGATGGGGAAGGCCCAAGAAGCAGCGGACCTGCTCGGCGGCGACTCCAACGCGATGTGGACCTCCTTCGGTCCCGGCAACGTAGAGATCCACCGGCTGGCGCTCGCCCTGGAATTCGAGGACGTCCAACTGGCCGTGGACGTAGCGCCGAGAGCCAGAGCGGCAGGATTGCCGGTAGAGCGACGAGGGCGGGCCCGACTGGATGTTGCCCGTGCCTATGCTGAGGCAGGGCGGACAGATGAGGCGATAGACCATCTCAAGCACGCCTACCGAACCGCTCCCGAGCAGATCAAGGCACACGAGTTCGCTCGGGACCTAGCTCGTCGGCTCCACAAGCGATCCCGCCGTCAGGATGTCCAGGACCTGGGCATGCGGCTCGGCGCGATCAGGTAG
- a CDS encoding HAD family hydrolase has protein sequence MTNARQILVLWDIDRTLLYVGDIDRQVYRETFAEIVGRPAERLPARGTGVTMPLAIRSLLLDNGVPEADVPGLVPRMVELLPRRLAAHTDDLREQGVLLPGAVDALKAVHALPGCVPTVVTGNLKPNALLKLEAFHLDEFLDTEIGGYSSDDDHRPALVSVAQERAQAKYGTTAFSRSNTVIIGDSLEDVRTGLEGGAPVIGVASGKTTADELSTAGADVVLDSLENVPRLLDAIARTALGRA, from the coding sequence TTGACCAACGCCAGGCAGATCCTCGTTCTGTGGGACATCGACCGCACTCTGCTGTACGTCGGTGACATCGACCGGCAGGTGTACCGGGAGACCTTCGCCGAGATCGTCGGCCGCCCCGCGGAACGCCTTCCGGCCCGCGGCACCGGTGTCACCATGCCCCTAGCCATTCGATCCCTGCTCCTGGACAACGGCGTCCCCGAGGCAGACGTCCCCGGCCTGGTGCCGCGCATGGTGGAACTCCTGCCGCGGCGCCTCGCCGCACACACCGACGATCTGCGAGAGCAAGGCGTCCTCCTGCCTGGCGCCGTGGACGCCCTCAAAGCCGTGCACGCACTACCGGGCTGCGTTCCTACCGTCGTCACGGGAAACCTCAAGCCCAACGCGCTGCTGAAGCTCGAAGCCTTCCACCTCGACGAGTTCCTTGACACGGAAATCGGCGGATACTCCTCGGACGACGACCACCGCCCGGCTCTCGTCTCCGTCGCACAGGAGCGAGCCCAGGCCAAGTACGGAACCACCGCCTTCAGCCGCTCCAACACGGTCATCATCGGAGATTCCCTCGAAGACGTCCGTACTGGGCTTGAGGGTGGCGCTCCTGTGATTGGAGTCGCGTCCGGCAAGACCACTGCCGACGAACTCTCCACAGCCGGAGCCGACGTGGTCCTCGACAGTCTCGAAAACGTCCCACGGCTCCTGGACGCGATCGCCAGAACGGCCCTCGGCCGCGCCTGA